ctcctccagcagagccagcgctgattggtcgaattccgtactttggccaatcagcgctggacaatgcattcctatgggaatgcagagacttagcagtgttgagccagttctgctcaactacaccgcgtgccagtcagcccatcagatgtagcagagccgagtgtgcataagggttctagtgcactctcggctctgctacatccgatgtagcagagccgagtgtgcataagggttctagtgcaccctcggctctgctacatctgatgtagcagagccgagagtgcataagggttctagtgcaccctcggctctgctacatctgatgtagcagagccgagtgtgcacacttggctctgctatatcagatgggctgaccggcacacggtgtagttgagcagaactggctcagcactgctaagtctgtgcatacccataggaatgcattggccagcctttggccaatcagcgctggctctgccggaggaggcggagtctaaggtcggacctgaatggagactggtgtggagcgatcttagactctgcctcctccagcagagccagcgctgattggtcaaattctgtactctggccaatcagcgctggccaatgcattcctatgggaaaaagtttatgtcacaaaaatcacaattacacacccgatagagccccaataagttatttttaataacattcctacctaaataaaagttatccctagctatccctgcctgtacagctatccctgtctcttagtcacaaagttcacagtctcatatgacccggatttgaaatccactattcgtctaaaatggaggtcacctgatttcggcagccaatgactttttccgatttttttcgatgcctccggtgtcgtagttcctgtcccatctcccctgcgctgttattggtgcaaaaaaagcgccagggaaggtgggaggggaattgaatctttttggagtttgccacgtgatgttcaattcgaatcgaacacatcgaacagcctgatatccgatcgaacatgtgttcgatagaacactgttcgctcatctctaattttaatgtgttttttcagACATTTGTAGTTTTTGTGGACTATAGGTCTGCAATAAAACAATGAAAGCACGTCCTTTTTTTCTCACTGAAGCTGATGTGCATCACAAATGCATTAaatcaatgaaagtctatgggaacataaaaaataaacgTATGACATCTGTATATCATCTGTTTTTTTACAGACCTAGGGacatataaaatatagaaaataaattttGAAAAGTTGACCTGCTAATATGATAAGTGGATCAACCACAGATAGCACACCACCCAGAAATGAGCAGTGTGGGGTGCTGTCCATAAATAGCATAGACCTCATACAACCATGGATGCCAACATCTTAAACATACCCTGTGATGTCTTACTATTATCGACCGTTTCCTCATTTGTGTATGGAGCGATATAGTTTGTGGTATCTTCACATATTGTACCTAGATGGTCTTTTAGGGGTtcatattaaatgttaagttttatatttCATCAGTGCTATGTATATGAGAAACCTTTGTTTGGAATTACAGAGGTCAGATGTTATCTGTAGTTCTTGACCAACTTAGCACACACTGCAGCAGGGATTTTGACTTGCACTTCCATACAAATCTTCTCCAAATCTTTCAGGTGTCGGAGCGGTTGCTGGGGAGTTGCTGGGGAGTTTCATCTCCCTTCAAAGATTTTTTGATTGGGTTCAGTTCAAGAGATCGGATAGGCCCCGccaggctagggccccacattacagaaaaactGCCTTTTTCATTGctggttttgatgcagttttttgagccaaagctaggtgtggattgagcagaagagagcagTATAAAGTGCTTCTTCTTAATTTACCATATGTTTTGTAGTTACACCTAGGTGTGCTCTGTATGTTCCTTTCCCCCTCGTTTTATTTTTTACGATGTCTACCATTTGGGTTAACTGATGGTAGTTTCTCATGGACGTGGCATTACCAAATGTGTAGCGTTTTGTGTTTTTATACTACATAAAAGGGAAAAAGGGGTATTTTTTGggagttatttatatattttatccaAATGTCACCTTCTTTAAAACCTTACGGTTCTTAATCTGTGAGCTAAAACTACAGTAGAAACCATTTCCTGTGAAGTTCTAAGGGTGCGGTCACGCTAGCGTTGTGTCACCGTTTGGGGACTACatttccccattccacttaaaatatgcaAAGAGAAAATTCCTACaagcattaaagtctatgggggccACAGGTAATCaatcactttttaagtggataggatcTCTGCTTTTCAGGTCCCCAACCAGAACCGAAGAACaaaaacccaaacgctagtgtggaTTTAAATTAATACAGGTTATACTAAATCTTTACCCACAATTTTTCAGCTGAATATACAGCCCTATATATGAGCAATGTACTGTATTACAGCTATAGATCCATGCTCCTATTAAAACATATGTGGTTTAGCTAATAGAAGCAAAAGAATTCAGCAAACTCAGCTTAAAGTTTTAGATAATAGGAGTTTGGACAACTAGCTGTATTATGTTAACCAATGGTACAccaaaggcagtggcgtaactaggaatggcggggccccgtggcgaacttttgacatggggcccccccgacaccgaagatctcgaccgagtccctcctacgcattcctgcgcgctctattatgtcccatagtggcccctgcacacagtattatgtcccttagtggcccctgcacacagtattatgtcccttagtggcccctgcacacagtattatacccaatagtggccccctgcacacagtattatacccaatagtggcccctgcacacagtattatgtcccatagtggcccctgcacacagtattatgtcccttagtggcccctacaggactaaatactgtcaccgctgaccgctataccaggacaaattgtggataaaaaaaaatctggtcctgtgcattacaatttagtaactcatgtgcctcatattaataacagttaaccctatcatgtccctcacattaagccttgtgtacctcacataagagttactgatatgtgagagacatggaggtaataataaagtatcttcattactattacccccaaatgtctcacatatcagtaactcttatggtgaagcaaacaggggttaatgtgagggagatgatggggttaactgctattactatgaggcacatggagttactaaaacacaagtaatccccccaaatgcctgatagtaataagtatagtaaccccagtacgtacctgtgtatcttcagtttcattttcctggagcagcttcttcctcttctcttctgtgcaggacggcagggataagccccgcctcctcctctcattggtgggcagaggacagcagagaaagggaggggggagagagggggatcgtcctgcagcgctgagaggagtcagacctgcagctcctgtgtctcagccattgctgcagcttcggggccccctgttggtggaaagtattccaccaacaggaggccccgatcattatactcgggggtccgaaaagacctccgagcataatgacagcagcagtagcagctgtcaccgggcccctgatgtcccgggccctgtggcagctgctaccgctgctatggtggtagttacgccactgaccaaaGGGTAAACTTGAAGATACATGTTGTAGCACAGGAATAAGTATATGGCATGTCCTGTGATATGACCTCATGCTGGCTGTGTCATGACATTTCGGTTACACCAGGTGAGGATCAACAACATATAGAGGAATGTCATCCAAAAAACAGCTTGCATTCCTCTTGAACCTCCttgccaccccccacccccaagtCTGAGTTCAAGAGGAAGCATCACCTATTGGAGAAGAAGTTTTAGCCCATCATCTCGTGTGAGCTCCGATAACTTGAAGCTGCTGATCAAATTGCTGTGATGTTTTGCAAGCTAAACTGTTTCTACCACCATACTCTGTAAAGTTTTGGATTTGGTATATGAGTATCTGGTGGATATTTCCTGGCATAACTACACCAACTACTACTATATACCATCACCCTGCTACACTGGGACAACTACAACCCTAATCCTATTTAAAACTTAAAgtgttttttaaattaaataattaaataaataaaatgataaatacTAAAATGTAACAATAGTATTTTATTTCAGTAaagaagtaaaaaatatatattaataaactatatatacattacacgatacattacataagtggtacaTTTCACAAGCAATAAGGATCGTACACTATTCCAGTTAGCAATATACAGCCGAACCTATTGTTATTTATGGCATAGTAGAATGGCCGATCTGCCTTTACCTCATCACTAGGATAGCTGCGAACAGCCATGACAGATGCCGTAGCACTGGCAGCCTCAGTTCCCTTCTCATTAACCTCTAGGGAAGTCTGTTGATAAACCTCATTCAAAAACATATTACTGTCCTTtgtcattcctgagaaatttgCCTTGGGTTGACTGAATGCATCCGAAATTCCCAAAGATGAAAGAGTTTTTTTCAAGGAGATGCTTTTCTCTATTTTCAACTTTGGCAGCTGGATCATTACATTCACCATCTTCATTCCTTCACTGCTTATCCATTTGTTTAATTTTTCCAATGTAAAGCCTTTTTCCACCTGCATCAAAAGAAGTTGTAAAATGATGTGAATCTCTTCTCTCAACGTAGTTCAAAGTGAAGAACAAATCCATACTAGGAGCACAATGGCCCTGTCGTAAATGTGTCGCATCTAGGCTCTGCTAACATTATCAGGAAgggtggggggcgttcctccccactcacacagtgcagcgcgataggcgctgctgtgaggaagggcgttcctgactgactgtcaggaatgcacttctgactgtgaagagctacggtgaagagctgaattcagcacactgtcagctttctagcgataaataaaaccacatgtgccccaactgatgaaaggtcctgtttaagtgtACAACAAAATTCCTTATTTTTTTGCTTTAGTGCTCTGATTCTGTACACACACCATATTATCTATATTTTGTTCACATAttgatatacattagatataccagatttattatccagcatgtgccactgtgataaatctgaagtTAATACTATTAGTAAATCCGGGCCAATGAGTTGTGACAAGTTTCCACATCCAGACCTGACCTTAGATTTGACCTTCTAAACCACTCCTTGTCATGTTGCCACAAGGACAAGTAATGGGTAGAGGGCATCTACTACATAGCATTCATCTCAAGTCATCATGGTCCACCCTGGCCTAAACTATTCAGCAAATCATTGCATTTCCTACTGAGATaatggtttctttttttttctttaaatagtgCAGTATAAGTTCACAAAAAGCCACTGATACTGTTTtggtccccccccctccccacttttTCATTATCCCCTTCCTAAACTCatgacatttttattttgcattggcgtagctgtgtatggggaagtcttttctgaaaaaaaaaagtatttataaATGCTACCATTTTGTGGTACACAAGACTTACTGATTaccttttattaaccctttctttgggagtaaagaaaaaaaaaacacctcatatCTTATCTTACAAGCacagccctcagtcccattgtgtgaagtgactatttctttgtattgtatctttttgtctgtacttgaaccctacaaattgtacagtgctgcggaatatgttggtgctatataaatacaatattattattattattattattattacaaacaAAAACATAATGTTTTTGTGTTGTCAACCATATGCCATTCATCATGTGATGTACATATTTTAACTTAATTTTAAATGTTGGTATTGTTATGGCAATGTGAAATGAAAGTAAAACTTCCAGTACTCCGATAGGAGCATCGGAGTGCTGGAATTTTTACTTTCATTCCAAATTGTATCGTTTCTACCATGGGAAAAATATCTGTACGCATAAGGCCAAGAACAACCATGTGAATTAAGGCTGCATTCCTGAGATCTTTAACACTGTAAGTGAACCTTTGATTGGACTTATATTACATTATTCTGCTGTTTGCTTCATTTGCTTGCTTTGAGGAAAaggtttgtttttgtactgtgttagccagtgggtaggaaacataaaaacaaaaacttgagtcttcagtagttgacacattttttttaatggctaactaataatgatgacagattacaacgtttcgaagctcccggcttcttcttcaggtatatctaaaaacaatttctgaaggatgcatatttatgtacagagggacacataggaatagaattctaggagggagggtggaagaaggttattggttatttgcacatacaaataaacaattcatcagtttgtaatgttcttatcagttcagagaatgtcttttatggctgtttcagttcagtgatttctgtaggatgccatgaaccaatgtgagagattcatccctttctggagAGTGTTAAACAAGGACATAAACTTGTACTCCtaaatccgtctctctttcctggatttaaaattccctcttaaaaccaaattcaaattaaaccgactgataagtggatgagcaggagataagagctcagaaatgccggagctctcacctcccaccttccctatctgaggagctccgttgtctGTCGCAGAgaactcagcccctccccccccccccccagagcaggcagctatgtcacttggggactgagcagataagctcagcacaggccccgtggtcatagaaatgcagtgtaaacaatgaagtgaataaattaagatagcggccaaacaaagcagttttgataaaacaatgtatttaggaaaagtcttaaatccacataaactagcagaatagataggatccttgtgatgggacaacccctttaacactctccagaaagggatgaatctctcacatggattcatggcatcctacagaaatcactgaactgaaacagccataaaagacattatctgaactgataagaacattgcaaactgatgaattgtttatttgtatgtacaaataaacaataaccttcttccaccctccctcgtagaattctactcctatgtgtccctctgtacataaatatgtatccttcagaaattttttttagatatacctgaagaagaagctgagagcttcgaaatgttgtaatctgtcatcattattagttagccattaaaaaagtatcaactactgaagactcgaaagttttttgtttttatattgctTGCTTTGGAcattatggcaataccaaatgtatCGTTTGCTTATGTTTTATAGGTTTTGCTGATTAAAAACAGTGAGAGATTGAATATTTTTTAGAATTTCTAAGGGCCATTACCATTTTATATTTTGATCAATGTACTAATATTATATGTATCATTTTGACATAGGACTTATGGCTTTTTTGTGAAGAAATAATCAATTTTTTAATTATGTCTTTTGGTTTGTTTACAACATTCACTGTATTTTATAAATTTGCATATTTAAAACACATTTACCAAAATACTACATCTTTTcatggcaaaaaaattaaaataaaaaagtgtttgttttttttgttttgctttttttaaccATATTTTACTGTAtgcaatttatttattatgtCCCTCTGGGGCACATTACAATGCAGAGGTAGCAATGGAGAAGAAGGATCTACCTCTGGCAATGTCTAAGATGATAAATTACTTTGGTTACACAATGGTGATATCACACAGATCATTCACCAGTTCTCTCCACTGTGCCATCTTCTTTATGGTTCAAGTTATGGTATAGCTACCAACTGTCACATGACAGAAAGGGGGACAAAATTGGCCTCACATGCAGCATGTCATTACAAATTGACATATAAGCAATTCCTTTATTACTACCCATGCCACGTTTGACTGGGTGCAATTGTACCCAGTCGCTGTGGtgtcacacagtgtaatgcccctttAGAAATCCACTCAGCATCATGTTGcccttgtggccctcacacagtataatgtttctcttatagccccacacattataatgtcaccttGTTTCCCCATATATGGCATATTGTAACCTCCCCCCAAGAAAGGTCCTTGTGCGATATATTACCTGGTGCGGGGATGCCATGGCccaacaaatttattataacCCAGGCCAGTTTTTTGGTGTGAGATATTCAGGAAATCTACGCCATTTCATGACTGGTAGGTTCCATTCTGCCCTACAGGTGTGTGCTGATTTATTAAGAAGCTGGAGCCAGTCAAAATGCCAGTCTTATTAAATCTATCccagagcatttttttttcactcatCCAACTAGTAAATCCTCATTGCTAATAGACTGTCCCAAAAGGGAATATTCCAGAtcaatgggggaaatttatcattAGGCAAACTTTTAAACCATGGCCCATTCTAGCGAAActcagccacacattgcagaaaaatacacgcagctgAAATGTTGCGTCTTCCATAACCGTTCCGCTTTTTGAAAtttcaacatgtcaattatacctacagaaacgccagcattttccctataggtaaaatAAAGGCCGCAGAGAAAAAACTCTTCGGACTTTGTGAAGaatcgctgtgggaaaaactgactTGCGTTTCCTCCACGGTttctcctgcagtgcttttttgctgcagcccgctatgtgggCATTAGCTTTAAAGTCATTTTTGCTGGAGTTTATGTTGGCTTAATGTGTGCCAAGTTTATCAGTTTTTGGTTTTTGATGCTGCTGTATCAAACATTTTGGGGAGGGGAAGGCAGACGTGGCCCAGTAGGTTGCCTCCTTGGTAATCTGCTGTGACCCAGTTTATACGTCTATAGAGGATACCTGATAAAAGCCTAAGGACTTCGCTACCCAGGAGCAGATACCATCCCTGCTGCTGGGTTAATGCCATTCTACAGGCCTGTCTGGCGTCTTGTGTAATGGCGTAAATCCTCATGTCATCCTGGAGGAGGACTACTTGTGTAACTTGAATGTTCTGCAGGTACCACCTCATGCTACAAATTGACCAAGACATGAGCAAACCCCTTATTGGACAGATGGATATCCCTGATGTTTGACAGATTAGGGGTTATACGGTGATGCTTATGTGTTCCCTTAATATTATAAGCAGTGTGCTTTATATCATAAATGTCTTCAACGTTTTAAAGGCATATCAGTAAGGAATGGTGACAAATTGCtacatttattttctatattaatACCTGACTTACCTGTTTAAAGACAGAATTATTATCGGGAACAACTATGAACATGCTATAGGCTTGTTCCGAACCGTATGGAAGCTGCACCACTTTTATGCCAGGGTTTGCAATGTATTTCACTTTGAAGTAATTGGTAATATACATCATATCCACCATTACTTGTTCATTCTGAAAAATAAACAACCAGAAATTTTCCATAACATACAGGCATGACAGCTCACTTCACTGTATCctacttttttcttattttactttAGCATTTGTTAAAGTTTTAATAAAAAGATTAAGGGAAAACAATCTTCTGAATTAAAGGAACGGGAAAAGAGGGATTAGAGTGAAGAAGTGATGAGGAAAAATCGGgcaaggaggagggggaggagaggtaaAGAGCAAGGGAGTCTGCAGTCCCATCAGTCGTCCCATCAGTCTGCGGGGGAAGTAAAATCTAGGGGGCATGGATGGTTTAACTACAATATaacgccccttcacacggcgtatacgctcactgctttggagcgtgtaaacgttccgtagcagcggtgtctaaagcagttcccattgttttctatgggagccggcagacgcgcgctacccatagaaatgaatggaaaaagcagcccattcatttctatggcgagcgcgcatctgccggctcccatagaaaacaatgcgatctgcttttagacgccgctgctacggaacgtttacacgctccaaagcagtgagcgtatacgccgtgtgaaggggccataaATAAGAGTGTTTGGGAAGGGAAGCATTTGTAAAAGGAGTCCATGAGGTGTAAACATAAATTCAATGTACATGCCATGTTATAGCTATGGATCTAATATATGAGAAAGAAAAACATAATTTGGGAA
This genomic stretch from Leptodactylus fuscus isolate aLepFus1 chromosome 4, aLepFus1.hap2, whole genome shotgun sequence harbors:
- the LOC142201155 gene encoding serpin B8-like, which encodes MDICAANNQLAVDVLRQIGGSDVGQNVVFAPLSILTALSMVYLGARGNTAAQMAKVLHISDVQEVHSKCGNLLRELVENNDDYVLKIANKLFGAKTFQFLPIFLNDTKNLYNASLEKLDFLNDPETSRKHINDWITKETQGKIQQLLPDGSISPNTALVLANTLHFDASWSKPFNKMKTIKAPFTKISNEQVMVDMMYITNYFKVKYIANPGIKVVQLPYGSEQAYSMFIVVPDNNSVFKQVEKGFTLEKLNKWISSEGMKMVNVMIQLPKLKIEKSISLKKTLSSLGISDAFSQPKANFSGMTKDSNMFLNEVYQQTSLEVNEKGTEAASATASVMAVRSYPSDEVKADRPFYYAINNNRFGCILLTGIVYDPYCL